A DNA window from Anaerocolumna sp. AGMB13020 contains the following coding sequences:
- a CDS encoding Imm74 family immunity protein: MKITGSMNYIKFDLENGYVMKAEGEMLVGKKFVVYRDTMKVWEAPHEKEEVLDTQIENIIQEVKRNTNENTVQIIFN; the protein is encoded by the coding sequence ATGAAGATAACAGGAAGTATGAATTATATTAAATTTGATTTAGAAAATGGATATGTAATGAAAGCAGAGGGAGAAATGCTAGTAGGTAAAAAATTTGTGGTATATAGAGATACAATGAAAGTTTGGGAAGCTCCACATGAGAAAGAAGAAGTTTTGGATACTCAAATAGAAAATATTATTCAGGAAGTAAAGAGAAATACTAATGAAAATACGGTTCAAATAATATTTAATTAA
- a CDS encoding TNT domain-containing protein — MRKNLLRKVRFITKYSYKTIPELLKETTCNNDELYKYLSKNVGTEAADNFVKNGKWPDGIQIPKNPSVLKADGAINWSAAAKGGYKLDSDGNAIKTVLTDAHKVNEYLPQGKILDRYGDSSGRYVSPVNNGVPYSYEQRSLPYIEDASNYHQYEVKGDFSRLKDYINNCSDTTLKNEIMDDIDYYYNGDFSKVVVNVGEIAKVDGWGIGEGIQYEFPIKVEYLVKLGLLKEIK; from the coding sequence ATGCGAAAAAATTTGTTGCGAAAGGTGCGTTTTATTACGAAATATAGTTATAAGACTATTCCAGAATTACTGAAAGAAACAACATGTAACAATGATGAATTGTATAAATATTTGTCAAAGAATGTTGGTACAGAAGCAGCAGATAATTTTGTGAAGAATGGGAAATGGCCAGATGGTATACAAATACCTAAGAACCCTTCAGTATTAAAAGCAGATGGGGCAATTAATTGGTCAGCAGCTGCAAAAGGTGGATACAAATTAGATTCAGACGGTAATGCAATAAAAACCGTATTAACTGATGCACATAAAGTGAATGAATATTTACCTCAGGGAAAAATACTTGATAGATATGGTGACTCGAGTGGTCGTTATGTATCGCCAGTTAATAATGGAGTGCCTTATTCTTATGAGCAACGTTCTTTACCATATATTGAAGATGCTTCAAATTATCATCAATATGAAGTAAAAGGGGATTTTTCAAGGCTGAAAGATTATATTAATAATTGTTCAGATACAACTTTGAAAAATGAAATAATGGATGATATTGATTACTACTATAATGGAGATTTTAGTAAAGTAGTAGTAAATGTGGGAGAAATAGCAAAAGTTGACGGATGGGGAATCGGTGAAGGCATTCAATATGAGTTTCCAATCAAAGTTGAGTATTTAGTGAAACTAGGATTACTTAAAGAAATAAAATAG
- the hisZ gene encoding ATP phosphoribosyltransferase regulatory subunit: MKEKLLHTPEGVRDIYNHECERKLILQDKLHHVMGLHGFRDIQTPTFEFFDIFSQERGTVPPKDMYKFVDRDGNTLVLRPDITPSIARCAAKYYKDESLPIRLCYMGSVFINNTSYQGKLKEFTQLGAELINDPSVNADAEMLALTIECLLETGLKEFQVEIGEAGFFYGLTEEAGFSEEEEAVLRSLIEEKNMFGVEELLSGKVISKELKKAFLTLPELFGSLDRLSEAKTLTKNEKALKAIQRLEELYDILTIYGLEKYITFDLGMLSQYNYYTGIIFRAYTYGTGDIIASGGRYDNLVGQFGKDASAIGIAILVDQLMTALMRQKITIRTKTENTLILYQKEFMKTAILLANQFRSQDMNIELLQVEKEHTLSAYVDYCRRSSIGGILFFDKENKVEVINCLTGERNTANLKEFLNSENISL, encoded by the coding sequence ATGAAAGAGAAGTTATTGCATACACCGGAAGGTGTCAGGGATATTTATAACCATGAATGTGAAAGAAAGCTGATTTTACAGGATAAGCTGCATCACGTTATGGGGCTGCACGGCTTTCGTGATATTCAGACACCTACCTTTGAGTTTTTTGATATTTTCAGTCAGGAACGAGGGACTGTACCTCCAAAGGATATGTATAAATTTGTAGACAGAGACGGAAATACGCTGGTCTTAAGACCGGATATTACTCCTTCCATAGCCAGGTGTGCTGCTAAATATTACAAAGATGAGTCCCTTCCCATTCGTTTATGCTATATGGGAAGTGTTTTTATAAATAACACAAGTTATCAAGGAAAACTAAAAGAATTTACACAGCTGGGAGCAGAGCTGATTAACGACCCGTCTGTCAATGCAGATGCGGAAATGCTGGCCCTCACTATTGAGTGTTTATTGGAGACCGGGCTTAAGGAGTTTCAGGTTGAAATCGGTGAAGCAGGCTTTTTCTATGGGCTGACGGAGGAAGCAGGTTTCAGTGAAGAGGAGGAAGCAGTACTTCGAAGTCTTATCGAAGAAAAAAATATGTTTGGTGTCGAGGAGCTTCTTTCAGGAAAAGTAATCAGCAAGGAACTTAAGAAAGCTTTCCTTACATTACCGGAGCTGTTTGGTTCTCTGGACAGACTTTCTGAAGCGAAAACACTGACAAAAAATGAAAAGGCTCTGAAAGCGATTCAAAGATTGGAAGAATTATATGATATTCTTACAATCTATGGATTGGAGAAATATATTACCTTTGACCTTGGTATGTTAAGCCAGTACAATTATTATACCGGAATCATATTCAGGGCATATACCTATGGTACCGGTGACATTATTGCCAGCGGCGGCCGTTATGACAATCTGGTAGGACAGTTTGGAAAGGATGCTTCGGCAATCGGTATTGCCATTCTGGTGGATCAGTTAATGACAGCATTAATGAGGCAGAAAATTACCATAAGGACGAAAACTGAAAACACACTTATCTTGTATCAAAAGGAATTTATGAAGACTGCAATATTACTAGCCAATCAGTTTCGCAGCCAGGATATGAATATTGAACTGCTTCAGGTTGAGAAAGAGCATACTCTTTCTGCATATGTAGATTATTGCAGACGTAGCAGTATTGGCGGTATTTTATTTTTTGATAAGGAAAATAAGGTTGAAGTTATAAATTGTCTTACCGGAGAAAGAAATACTGCTAATCTCAAGGAGTTTTTAAACAGTGAAAATATATCGCTGTAA
- the hisG gene encoding ATP phosphoribosyltransferase, with amino-acid sequence MRYLTFALAKGRLAKKTMAILEQVGYTCEEMKEPDSRKLIFVNEEQKIKIFLAKANDVPTYVEYGAADIGVVGKDTILEEGRKLYEVIDLGIGKCRMCVAGPASARELLQHGELIRVATKYPGIAKDYFYNKKHQTVEIIKLNGSIELAPIVGLSEVIVDIVETGSTLKENGLEVLEEICTLSARMVVNQVSMKMEQERINKLITDLREVLASQK; translated from the coding sequence ATGAGATACTTAACATTTGCTTTGGCCAAAGGAAGACTGGCGAAAAAGACAATGGCAATCTTGGAACAGGTTGGGTATACCTGTGAGGAAATGAAAGAGCCGGATTCCAGAAAGCTGATTTTTGTAAACGAAGAACAGAAAATAAAAATATTTCTGGCAAAAGCCAATGATGTACCAACCTATGTGGAATATGGTGCAGCTGATATCGGTGTTGTAGGAAAAGATACCATACTGGAGGAAGGACGAAAGCTGTATGAAGTCATTGACCTTGGAATTGGTAAATGCCGGATGTGTGTGGCAGGCCCGGCTTCAGCAAGAGAACTGCTGCAGCATGGGGAATTGATTCGTGTCGCAACGAAATACCCAGGCATCGCCAAAGATTACTTTTATAACAAAAAACATCAGACCGTTGAAATTATCAAATTAAACGGTTCCATTGAACTGGCACCCATTGTTGGATTATCGGAAGTAATCGTAGATATAGTAGAAACCGGATCAACTTTAAAGGAAAATGGCTTGGAAGTACTGGAGGAAATCTGCACACTCTCAGCCCGAATGGTAGTTAATCAGGTCAGTATGAAAATGGAACAGGAAAGAATCAATAAACTGATTACGGATTTAAGGGAAGTGCTGGCTAGTCAAAAATAA
- the hisD gene encoding histidinol dehydrogenase produces MRIAKLNKDIKEDILNNLLKRSPNQYETYEKAVAEIIEAVKAQGDKAVFDYTKRFDKADLDTAGIRVSEKEIEEAYSLVDPEIIRVIKRSAENIRAYHNKQKQYSWFDSEPNGIILGQKVTPLASVGVYVPGGKAAYPSSVLMNVIPAKVAGVEKIVMTTPPDKNGKIYAGTLVAAKEAGVTEIYKVGGAQAIAALAHGTESIPKVDKIVGPGNIYVALAKKAVYGHVSIDSIAGPSEILVLADETANPRYVAADLLSQAEHDELASAILITTSEELANKVAEEVDKFTKVLSRKEIIEKSLDNYGYILIAEDLDEAVDTANEIASEHLEILTKDPFTLMTKIKNAGAIFLGEYSSEPLGDYFAGPNHVLPTNGTAKFFSPLSVDDYIKKSSIISYSKEALQPVYEDIVRFANAEGLTAHANSIAVRFEKEKK; encoded by the coding sequence ATGAGAATAGCCAAATTAAACAAAGATATAAAAGAAGATATTCTTAACAACCTGCTGAAAAGAAGCCCTAATCAGTATGAAACCTATGAAAAGGCAGTTGCTGAGATTATAGAAGCAGTAAAAGCACAGGGAGATAAAGCAGTATTTGATTATACCAAACGCTTTGATAAAGCGGATCTGGATACAGCGGGTATCCGTGTTTCAGAGAAAGAAATAGAGGAGGCTTATAGCCTGGTAGACCCTGAGATCATTCGGGTTATCAAAAGATCAGCTGAGAATATCAGGGCCTATCACAATAAGCAGAAACAATACAGCTGGTTTGACAGTGAACCCAATGGTATTATCTTAGGGCAGAAGGTAACACCTCTTGCATCCGTAGGAGTATATGTTCCGGGAGGAAAAGCAGCCTATCCCTCCTCGGTATTAATGAATGTGATACCGGCAAAGGTAGCTGGGGTCGAGAAAATAGTCATGACAACTCCTCCGGATAAAAACGGAAAAATATATGCAGGTACGCTGGTAGCTGCAAAAGAAGCCGGGGTCACGGAAATCTATAAAGTAGGGGGAGCGCAGGCTATTGCAGCCCTTGCACACGGAACAGAATCGATCCCTAAGGTTGATAAAATCGTTGGACCTGGAAATATTTATGTTGCATTGGCCAAGAAAGCAGTTTACGGTCATGTAAGCATTGACTCCATTGCCGGACCAAGTGAAATCCTCGTTCTTGCCGATGAAACGGCGAACCCCAGATATGTGGCTGCTGACTTACTATCTCAGGCAGAGCATGATGAGCTGGCAAGTGCCATTCTGATTACCACCAGCGAAGAGCTTGCGAATAAAGTGGCAGAAGAAGTAGATAAGTTTACCAAAGTCCTGTCAAGAAAAGAAATTATAGAGAAATCCCTTGATAATTATGGCTATATACTAATTGCAGAAGATCTTGATGAAGCAGTGGACACGGCAAATGAAATCGCTTCAGAACACCTGGAGATTCTTACAAAGGACCCGTTTACCCTGATGACTAAGATTAAGAATGCGGGAGCCATCTTCCTGGGAGAATACAGCAGTGAGCCCCTTGGGGATTATTTTGCAGGACCTAATCATGTACTGCCGACCAACGGAACAGCGAAATTCTTTTCACCCTTAAGTGTGGATGACTATATTAAGAAATCCAGTATTATTTCCTATTCAAAAGAGGCCCTTCAACCGGTATACGAAGATATCGTACGTTTTGCCAATGCAGAGGGGCTTACGGCCCATGCTAATTCTATCGCAGTACGTTTTGAAAAGGAGAAAAAGTAG
- the hisB gene encoding imidazoleglycerol-phosphate dehydratase HisB yields the protein MERTVNISRKTKETDINLTLSLDGSGNSEIKTGIGFFDHMLEGFARHGFFDVRLSTIGDLFVDGHHTVEDTGIVLGQAIRQALGEKQGIKRFGSCMLPMDETLVLCAIDLSGRPYLVCELGELAPAAGELDTELIQEFFYAISYSAGMNLHIKKIHGGNTHHIIEAAFKAFAKALDEASAYDSRITGVLSTKGMVE from the coding sequence ATGGAGAGAACAGTAAATATCAGCAGAAAAACGAAAGAAACGGATATAAATCTTACATTAAGTCTCGATGGAAGCGGTAATTCAGAGATAAAGACCGGAATCGGTTTCTTTGACCATATGCTGGAGGGGTTCGCCAGACACGGTTTTTTTGACGTGAGACTAAGTACCATAGGTGACCTGTTTGTAGACGGACACCATACAGTGGAAGATACAGGAATAGTACTTGGGCAGGCAATCAGGCAGGCTCTGGGGGAAAAACAAGGGATTAAGCGATTTGGCAGCTGTATGCTTCCTATGGATGAAACATTGGTGCTTTGCGCTATTGATTTATCCGGCAGACCCTATCTGGTCTGTGAGTTGGGAGAATTGGCACCTGCAGCCGGAGAACTGGACACGGAACTTATTCAGGAATTTTTTTATGCCATTTCCTACAGTGCAGGAATGAATCTTCATATTAAAAAAATACATGGTGGCAATACACATCATATTATTGAAGCAGCTTTTAAAGCCTTTGCCAAAGCTCTTGATGAAGCTTCGGCTTATGATTCCAGAATTACCGGAGTATTGTCTACAAAGGGAATGGTGGAATAA
- the hisIE gene encoding bifunctional phosphoribosyl-AMP cyclohydrolase/phosphoribosyl-ATP diphosphatase HisIE has product MYKKIVPWLVYEKDKAEDFIEAGIQYEAAGADELYISAETQDHNLSEEFLKAVLELTKQIDIPILINIFAERFEDVKKALYTGAYAVTVKLTDIYEVNTRAGAEAGNKAIKEAVARFGREKLYLEVGDKEDALTVKALASELGVDRLLLVKTGSGNDFNAFSKQFLGGYKKHFIKNESFAGVDNTDLNAFLSEDKIEGLVSVNFGYRDLQRYKNDLKKRGISVNTYESNISFADMKLNSEGLLPVVVQDYKTKDVLMVAYMNEEAFSLTVSTGRMTYYSRSRKKLWIKGETSGHFQYIKVLTLDCDKDTLLAKVRQVGPACHTGSQSCFFEEVITRPYNDTNPLTVLQDVFGIIRDRKEHPKEGSYTNYLFTKGIDKILKKCGEEAAEIIIAAKNPDTSELKYEISDFLYHMMVLMAQCGLSWEEVTKELVHRK; this is encoded by the coding sequence ATGTATAAGAAGATTGTACCTTGGCTGGTTTATGAAAAAGACAAAGCAGAGGATTTTATAGAAGCAGGAATTCAATATGAAGCTGCAGGAGCAGATGAACTTTATATTAGTGCCGAAACACAGGATCATAACCTTAGTGAGGAATTTTTAAAAGCAGTGTTGGAATTGACGAAGCAAATTGATATTCCCATTCTTATAAATATTTTCGCTGAGCGTTTTGAAGATGTTAAAAAAGCACTCTACACCGGGGCATATGCGGTAACCGTTAAATTAACCGATATTTATGAAGTTAATACCAGAGCAGGTGCTGAAGCCGGAAATAAAGCGATAAAAGAAGCTGTAGCCAGATTTGGTCGTGAAAAGCTGTATCTTGAAGTGGGAGACAAGGAAGATGCTCTGACGGTAAAAGCACTGGCATCTGAATTGGGTGTTGATAGGCTGTTGCTTGTAAAAACGGGTTCTGGTAATGACTTTAATGCGTTTAGTAAGCAATTCTTGGGGGGATATAAGAAACATTTCATAAAAAATGAGTCCTTCGCAGGAGTTGATAATACGGATTTGAATGCTTTTCTGTCAGAAGATAAAATTGAAGGCCTTGTATCAGTAAATTTTGGGTACAGGGATTTGCAGAGATACAAAAATGATTTGAAAAAAAGAGGTATTTCTGTTAATACTTATGAAAGCAATATATCCTTTGCTGATATGAAATTAAATAGTGAAGGACTGCTGCCGGTTGTTGTACAGGATTATAAGACAAAGGATGTACTGATGGTAGCCTATATGAATGAGGAAGCCTTTTCACTTACCGTATCAACAGGAAGAATGACTTATTACAGCAGAAGCCGTAAAAAGCTATGGATCAAAGGCGAGACTTCAGGCCATTTTCAATATATCAAAGTTCTGACATTGGATTGTGATAAAGATACCCTTTTGGCGAAAGTCAGACAGGTGGGTCCTGCCTGCCATACAGGAAGCCAGAGCTGTTTCTTTGAAGAAGTTATTACAAGACCTTACAATGACACAAATCCTTTGACGGTACTACAGGATGTATTTGGGATTATCCGAGATCGTAAGGAACACCCCAAAGAAGGTTCTTATACCAATTATCTTTTTACAAAAGGTATTGACAAAATACTAAAAAAATGCGGGGAAGAAGCGGCAGAAATAATTATTGCAGCCAAAAACCCTGATACCTCTGAACTCAAATATGAGATTTCAGACTTTTTATATCATATGATGGTTCTTATGGCTCAGTGCGGACTGAGCTGGGAAGAGGTTACTAAAGAACTTGTGCATCGAAAATAA